A region of Deltaproteobacteria bacterium DNA encodes the following proteins:
- a CDS encoding zf-HC2 domain-containing protein: protein MDCSDFKQLIVGYHSGDLSGDDKVLVETHLKECGECSLYLSQSAEVWNLLDEWKEIEPGSEYVADFWQRVSREEAGRGGFLGIFKKFRFNWAIAGAFASILIVGIFTFAIFSLDSGNRLFTASDERDELILLELDRATSSETAEVLAIYGPWDAGIDTVNINGNGGMN, encoded by the coding sequence ATGGATTGTAGCGATTTCAAGCAGCTGATCGTGGGCTATCATTCGGGTGATCTATCCGGGGATGATAAAGTCCTCGTCGAAACTCATCTGAAGGAGTGCGGGGAATGCAGTCTTTATCTCTCCCAGTCCGCTGAGGTGTGGAATCTCCTGGACGAGTGGAAGGAAATAGAGCCCGGGAGTGAGTATGTTGCCGATTTCTGGCAGCGTGTCTCAAGGGAAGAAGCCGGCCGTGGAGGATTTTTAGGTATTTTCAAAAAATTCAGGTTTAATTGGGCCATAGCGGGCGCCTTTGCTTCGATTTTGATAGTGGGCATCTTTACGTTTGCGATATTCTCCCTGGATTCCGGCAACAGGCTTTTTACTGCGTCGGATGAGCGCGACGAGCTGATTCTACTCGAACTGGACAGAGCTACATCAAGTGAAACAGCCGAGGTGCTGGCTATATACGGTCCCTGGGACGCTGGCATAGATACTGTGAATATTAACGGTAATGGAGGTATGAATTGA
- the efp gene encoding elongation factor P — protein sequence MGVVETNQFHKGLKIEFEGEIWEIIEYRHSKVAQRSAVMKTKLRNMATGAVQEKNFRSGDTFRVPDMERKTMQFLYRDDIGSHFMDMETFEQHSLTSEQVGEAADFLKEQQEVNILYFNAEPSGVELPTAVELEVNETEPGVKGDTVSGSTKPAILETGASIQVPLFIDIGDIIKVDTRTGEYLERIKKK from the coding sequence ATGGGAGTAGTTGAAACAAATCAATTTCACAAAGGGCTTAAAATCGAATTTGAGGGTGAAATCTGGGAAATCATCGAATACAGGCATTCGAAGGTCGCTCAGAGGAGCGCTGTAATGAAGACCAAGTTGAGAAATATGGCCACAGGAGCCGTTCAGGAGAAAAACTTCAGGTCCGGGGATACATTCAGAGTGCCCGATATGGAGAGAAAAACCATGCAGTTCCTCTATCGAGATGATATAGGATCTCACTTTATGGACATGGAAACCTTTGAGCAGCACAGCCTGACTTCCGAGCAGGTGGGCGAGGCCGCTGACTTCTTAAAAGAGCAGCAGGAAGTAAACATACTTTATTTCAACGCCGAGCCTTCGGGTGTAGAGCTCCCTACGGCCGTTGAGCTTGAGGTCAATGAGACGGAGCCCGGCGTGAAGGGGGATACCGTATCGGGTTCGACAAAACCCGCAATACTGGAAACGGGCGCCTCAATTCAGGTCCCCCTGTTCATAGATATCGGCGATATTATAAAAGTGGATACAAGAACGGGAGAGTATCTCGAGAGGATCAAAAAGAAATAA
- the rbfA gene encoding 30S ribosome-binding factor RbfA, which yields MVVRRSQRISDSIAKEVSEMIVRGEIKDPRVSPVFITGVKVSDNLSVAEIFFTLVEGQGDRNEAREGLESARGFIRGKLSRRLRMKKIPDLKFSFDKALEEGYKVDEILRGISSEK from the coding sequence TTGGTCGTCAGGAGGTCTCAAAGGATTTCGGATTCGATTGCTAAGGAAGTGTCCGAAATGATTGTAAGAGGGGAAATTAAGGACCCGAGGGTAAGCCCGGTTTTTATCACCGGCGTTAAGGTTTCGGATAATCTCAGTGTTGCTGAAATCTTTTTTACCTTAGTGGAAGGGCAGGGAGACAGGAATGAAGCCCGTGAGGGACTTGAAAGCGCCAGGGGCTTTATCAGGGGAAAGCTTTCCCGGAGGCTCAGAATGAAAAAGATCCCCGACTTAAAATTCAGTTTCGATAAAGCTCTTGAGGAAGGTTATAAAGTAGATGAGATATTGAGAGGTATATCGAGTGAAAAATGA
- a CDS encoding DUF503 domain-containing protein codes for MVIGILRIDLYMDGNRSLKDKRQTLKGLIQRVKSRYSNISISEVGSNDLWQKATIGISFVGNDARFVNSVMDQVTGFIESNGAVQMGGREFEIIHY; via the coding sequence ATGGTTATAGGCATACTTCGCATTGATCTTTATATGGACGGCAACAGGTCCCTTAAAGACAAGAGACAAACTCTGAAAGGTCTTATCCAAAGAGTAAAATCCAGATACAGCAACATTTCTATATCGGAGGTGGGATCAAATGATCTTTGGCAAAAGGCGACTATCGGTATATCTTTCGTCGGCAATGACGCGCGATTTGTAAATTCGGTTATGGATCAGGTTACGGGTTTTATAGAATCTAACGGCGCAGTTCAGATGGGCGGCCGGGAATTTGAGATAATACATTACTAG
- the rimP gene encoding ribosome maturation factor RimP — MNPLLAERDMELFDIEFRGQGKKGILRVYIDKHEGVTIDDCADISRELGTLLDIHDIIPDSYTLEVSSPGLTRPLRNPADFLRFRGRKAKIKTVNNIEKKKIFVGNIIDFKDDLVTIETDGAQYLIPYGEIEKANLELDF; from the coding sequence TTGAATCCTCTGCTTGCGGAAAGGGATATGGAGCTTTTCGACATAGAGTTCAGGGGACAGGGCAAAAAAGGTATCTTGAGGGTGTACATAGACAAGCACGAAGGGGTTACGATAGATGATTGCGCCGATATAAGCAGGGAGCTAGGCACCCTGCTCGACATTCACGACATAATCCCCGATTCATATACGCTCGAGGTGTCTTCGCCGGGGCTTACAAGGCCGCTCAGGAATCCCGCTGATTTTCTACGATTCAGGGGAAGAAAAGCTAAGATAAAAACCGTAAATAATATCGAAAAGAAAAAAATATTTGTAGGAAACATAATCGATTTCAAGGACGATCTGGTGACTATTGAAACGGACGGCGCTCAATACCTTATACCTTACGGCGAGATAGAAAAAGCGAATTTGGAATTGGATTTTTAA
- a CDS encoding DUF3488 and transglutaminase-like domain-containing protein — translation MRISNALAVFTHLIALTGFLAISLTAQVGLPVILLFSVSIILSFINERYDRNYYLGSGLSTILAIFLVIYVAINVLLLGVELFKGILDFLIFIQIIKLLSKKSMRDVVQIYVLSFFQFLAGTIITVNFYYAFAFVIYIAVAIWAIMVFQMRKESLEAENLPGDDPELITPLFLSTTFVVGFCIFLIAALIFVSVPRLGGSYLKADFMKAADLRTGFSDEVRLGRVGEIKLDSSPVMMVSILGRGIEDVPNPIYWRGIALDEFDGAVWRAGEQGYMVYRAAPRGGVVIKDEIRDELLQEIITEPIDTDVLFAANMPAGYRAVPGGRVASINDSYILPDRMTNRIKYFASSEMSVPSSEELRNDNSGYPDDALKKYLQLPELGERVKELAMEITSNDGNNYDRAVSVRRYLVTNYNYTRTLEEGTDDFPLEDFLFGIKEGHCEYFATAMVILLREAGVPARIVNGFIGGKWNEHGEFFLVRESDAHSWVEVLFPEYGWVTFDPTPEGGEAGTHLLLSAVSSYMDYLRFRWSRYVIDFSQRDQVRLLSGVRDKWRWQNRKISSALKFKIGFDKRYIAVAAVIVFFAWIIVTRPQLKPLFLKRDNRLENKASRVYRDALKLMSGRGHRKPEYMTPREFAEFLSARAWPGAPVMNILTDKYLGLRFGKSGNERDIAELKDLLVKLKTIKK, via the coding sequence ATGAGAATATCAAATGCGCTTGCCGTATTCACCCATCTGATTGCTCTTACCGGTTTTCTGGCTATTTCATTAACCGCTCAGGTAGGCCTTCCGGTAATACTGCTCTTTTCCGTCTCTATAATTCTCAGTTTTATAAACGAGAGATACGACAGGAACTATTACCTCGGAAGCGGCTTGTCGACCATCCTTGCTATTTTCCTTGTCATTTACGTCGCCATAAACGTGCTGCTTCTCGGAGTAGAGCTGTTTAAGGGGATACTGGATTTTCTCATCTTCATCCAGATCATAAAGCTTCTAAGTAAAAAAAGTATGAGAGACGTGGTTCAGATATATGTGCTGAGCTTTTTTCAGTTTCTCGCGGGAACAATAATCACCGTCAACTTTTACTATGCCTTTGCCTTCGTCATATATATTGCGGTTGCCATATGGGCGATTATGGTTTTTCAGATGCGAAAGGAGTCGCTCGAGGCCGAGAACTTGCCGGGCGATGATCCGGAGTTGATCACACCGCTTTTCCTAAGCACGACGTTTGTGGTCGGCTTCTGTATTTTTCTCATTGCCGCGCTGATCTTTGTTTCCGTACCCAGGCTGGGGGGCAGTTATTTAAAAGCGGACTTCATGAAAGCGGCGGATCTCAGAACCGGCTTTTCAGACGAGGTGAGACTTGGAAGGGTGGGGGAAATCAAGCTGGACAGCTCCCCGGTAATGATGGTCAGTATTCTCGGCCGCGGTATAGAAGATGTGCCGAACCCCATTTACTGGAGGGGGATAGCGCTCGACGAGTTCGACGGTGCCGTCTGGAGGGCAGGGGAGCAGGGCTACATGGTATACAGGGCTGCCCCCCGAGGCGGGGTAGTGATAAAGGATGAAATTAGAGATGAGCTGCTTCAGGAGATCATTACCGAGCCTATAGATACCGATGTCCTGTTCGCGGCGAACATGCCCGCGGGCTACAGGGCAGTCCCCGGGGGAAGGGTAGCGTCTATAAACGACTCCTACATTCTGCCCGACAGGATGACGAACAGAATAAAATATTTCGCGTCTTCTGAAATGAGCGTGCCATCCTCTGAAGAGTTGCGGAATGATAATTCCGGCTACCCGGATGATGCGCTGAAGAAGTATCTCCAGCTTCCGGAGCTTGGCGAAAGGGTAAAGGAGCTGGCTATGGAGATTACATCCAATGACGGCAACAATTACGACCGGGCGGTCTCGGTCAGGCGTTATCTTGTCACGAATTATAATTACACGAGGACGCTTGAGGAGGGAACAGATGATTTTCCCCTCGAGGATTTTCTGTTTGGGATAAAGGAAGGACACTGCGAGTACTTCGCAACCGCTATGGTGATTCTTTTAAGAGAAGCCGGAGTTCCCGCAAGGATAGTAAACGGCTTTATCGGGGGCAAGTGGAACGAGCACGGAGAATTTTTCCTGGTACGGGAGAGCGATGCGCACTCATGGGTAGAGGTGCTGTTCCCAGAGTACGGGTGGGTTACGTTCGATCCGACTCCCGAGGGGGGTGAAGCGGGGACGCACTTATTGCTTTCAGCCGTCTCTTCCTATATGGACTATCTCAGATTCAGATGGAGCAGATACGTTATTGATTTTAGCCAGAGGGATCAAGTCCGCCTCTTGAGCGGAGTGCGAGATAAGTGGAGGTGGCAGAACAGGAAGATCTCAAGCGCGCTGAAGTTCAAAATCGGATTTGACAAAAGATATATAGCGGTTGCCGCCGTAATTGTATTCTTCGCCTGGATTATTGTAACGAGACCTCAGCTAAAACCCTTATTCCTGAAGAGGGATAACAGGCTCGAAAACAAAGCATCCAGGGTTTACAGGGATGCTTTAAAACTTATGTCCGGAAGGGGCCATAGAAAACCTGAATATATGACCCCAAGGGAATTTGCGGAGTTTCTGAGCGCCCGGGCATGGCCCGGTGCCCCTGTAATGAACATTCTCACGGATAAATATCTTGGCCTGAGATTCGGCAAATCGGGAAATGAGCGTGATATTGCCGAATTAAAAGACCTGCTGGTAAAGCTGAAGACAATAAAAAAATGA
- a CDS encoding DNA gyrase inhibitor YacG, whose product MVMKIKCPKCGKEVLWENNKWRPFCSERCRMVDLGAWISEGYKISGESSEEEAREPGSLPDEDDLLK is encoded by the coding sequence ATGGTCATGAAGATAAAATGCCCCAAATGTGGGAAAGAAGTTCTCTGGGAGAATAATAAATGGAGGCCGTTTTGCTCGGAGCGGTGCAGGATGGTGGATCTCGGCGCCTGGATTTCCGAGGGTTATAAAATTTCCGGCGAGTCAAGCGAGGAAGAAGCTCGGGAGCCCGGCTCACTGCCCGATGAAGACGATTTGCTGAAGTGA
- a CDS encoding bifunctional oligoribonuclease/PAP phosphatase NrnA codes for MKNELDRVLALVRESSRILVTSHENPDGDAIGSMIGLGLGLEKMGKEVFLYNRDGVPELLEFLPHSDKVHTGLEKIEDTFDIAFAVDCTGVSRAGEEFEEFVKSGRAGRVIIVDHHQTNSSSADLYLLDPDSSSTGIIIFSLLKALSVDIDSSIAKNLYTTIVGDTGSFRYSNTNSETFRVAAELVEYGADPSEISEALFESEPLRKLELIGLVLNTLKVAEDKRIASVVIDKHMFEKTGTRREDTEGIINIPRSIKGVEVAVLFREENGNSDTSWKISFRSKGEVDVAKIAESFGGGGHKKAAGCSISGNLSDVRDKVFSSINEVLG; via the coding sequence GTGAAAAATGAACTGGACAGGGTTCTGGCCCTGGTAAGGGAATCCAGTCGAATTCTGGTAACATCGCATGAAAATCCCGACGGCGACGCCATAGGATCCATGATAGGTCTCGGTCTCGGGCTTGAAAAAATGGGGAAAGAGGTTTTTTTATATAACAGAGACGGCGTCCCGGAGCTTCTGGAATTCCTTCCGCATAGTGATAAGGTGCATACCGGGCTTGAAAAAATCGAGGACACTTTCGACATTGCATTTGCGGTTGACTGCACGGGAGTAAGCAGGGCCGGGGAAGAATTCGAGGAATTCGTGAAATCGGGAAGGGCCGGCCGCGTGATTATAGTGGATCATCATCAAACGAACAGCTCCTCCGCCGATCTTTATCTGCTTGACCCCGATTCGTCATCGACCGGCATAATAATATTCTCATTGTTAAAGGCCTTATCGGTCGATATAGACAGCTCCATCGCTAAAAATCTCTACACAACAATTGTCGGAGATACGGGCTCTTTCAGATATTCCAATACCAACTCCGAGACTTTCAGGGTTGCTGCCGAATTGGTCGAATACGGCGCCGATCCTTCTGAAATCTCAGAAGCCCTGTTCGAGAGTGAACCGCTCAGAAAACTGGAGCTCATCGGACTTGTGCTGAATACACTTAAAGTGGCGGAGGATAAACGGATTGCCTCCGTAGTAATTGATAAACATATGTTTGAGAAGACGGGTACCAGGAGGGAAGATACGGAAGGGATTATCAATATTCCCCGCAGCATAAAAGGGGTAGAAGTCGCGGTCCTGTTCAGGGAAGAAAACGGTAACAGCGATACCAGCTGGAAGATAAGCTTCAGGTCCAAAGGCGAGGTCGATGTCGCGAAAATAGCTGAATCCTTCGGAGGAGGGGGGCATAAGAAGGCTGCGGGTTGTTCGATTTCGGGTAATTTGAGTGATGTCAGGGACAAGGTATTTAGCTCTATAAATGAGGTGCTCGGATGA
- the infB gene encoding translation initiation factor IF-2, whose translation MSNVRVYELSKDLNKSNKEILNIAKGLGISVKSHASSISEEEAQKIREKISSSGNGESAAEKPAAEEKEKVRVLRRESGEEVVERRKGARVVLRRKKKAEEPKEEELQELEAPADEDKTAPDIEDEKIEAKKAEPADTEVIAEKEEPLEEAAISEEAQEAQAVDESPEAADEIQVSPDEEPEIEEPDESLVEEKLGAKVEKEEPETAKKAKKKSKKVKPKREEIIDEDTLEELRKAFRAKLPGRKREYLVEDRRARTRPSAGGTQRERAFNRGGRDNFRSREQTSPGEDTSQVVPFPGKPAKRTVKMGEAVNLGELAKMMGVKAGELIKKLISMGVKATVNQALDHETATLVAEEFGYEVTVDIFEEKDILLEEIQEEEDKELTPRPPVVTVMGHVDHGKTTLLDAIRKTNVVEGEAGGITQHIGAYSVDVDGRKVSFVDTPGHEAFTAMRARGAKVTDVVILVVAADDGVMPQTVEAVNHAKAAEVPIIVAINKVDKPEADTEKIKRQLSEISLVSEEWGGDTLFAEVSAKQKEGIKELLELVLLQADLLELKADATKRANGFVIEAVLDKGRGPVATVIINEGTLKIGDYIVSGTISGKVRALIDDRGKRVDSAGPAMPVEIMGLSGVPEAGDRFYIVKDERAAKEVISHRETKQRETAAAKERKPSLENLFESLEEEEAKELALIIKADTQGSVEAVSESISKLSTEKCQVKIVHTGVGGITETDVALASASDAIILGFNVRPDSKALEISEREGVSLELHTIIYNLIDRVRNAMEGLLEPIIKEKITGHAEVKDTFTISRIGTIAGCLVSDGTVSRDNNVRVVRDGVVVFEGKLASLKRFKDDVKEVNTGYECGIGIERFNDVKVGDILEFYTHEEIKQRL comes from the coding sequence ATGTCTAATGTAAGAGTTTACGAACTCTCGAAAGATCTAAATAAATCAAATAAAGAGATTTTAAATATTGCCAAGGGGCTCGGAATATCGGTGAAAAGTCATGCAAGTTCTATTTCTGAAGAGGAAGCTCAGAAGATAAGAGAGAAGATATCTTCATCCGGCAACGGAGAATCGGCGGCTGAAAAGCCTGCGGCCGAGGAGAAGGAAAAGGTCAGGGTGCTGCGCAGAGAGAGTGGCGAGGAAGTGGTGGAAAGACGCAAAGGCGCGAGAGTGGTCCTTCGCAGAAAGAAGAAGGCCGAGGAGCCAAAAGAGGAAGAGCTTCAAGAATTAGAGGCCCCCGCCGATGAAGATAAAACCGCCCCGGATATTGAAGATGAGAAGATAGAGGCTAAAAAAGCCGAACCCGCCGATACCGAAGTAATAGCGGAAAAGGAAGAACCTTTGGAAGAGGCCGCTATATCGGAAGAAGCTCAGGAGGCTCAAGCGGTTGATGAGTCCCCGGAAGCAGCGGACGAGATTCAGGTCTCCCCCGATGAGGAGCCTGAGATTGAGGAACCTGACGAATCGCTTGTTGAGGAAAAGCTCGGTGCAAAGGTTGAGAAGGAAGAGCCTGAAACCGCCAAGAAAGCTAAGAAGAAAAGCAAAAAGGTAAAACCCAAACGTGAGGAAATAATAGACGAAGACACTCTTGAAGAACTGAGGAAAGCATTCAGAGCCAAGCTTCCGGGCAGAAAGAGAGAGTATCTGGTTGAGGACAGACGTGCCAGAACAAGGCCCTCGGCGGGCGGAACCCAAAGGGAAAGGGCCTTTAACCGGGGCGGCAGAGATAATTTCAGGTCCAGAGAACAGACATCGCCCGGTGAGGACACCTCTCAGGTTGTACCGTTTCCCGGCAAGCCCGCTAAACGCACTGTTAAAATGGGCGAGGCCGTTAATTTAGGTGAGCTAGCGAAAATGATGGGCGTGAAAGCCGGCGAATTGATTAAGAAACTGATTTCGATGGGTGTTAAAGCCACTGTCAATCAGGCGCTCGACCACGAAACGGCCACCCTCGTGGCCGAGGAGTTCGGATATGAGGTTACGGTGGATATATTTGAAGAAAAGGACATTTTACTCGAGGAAATACAGGAAGAGGAGGATAAGGAGCTAACTCCCCGCCCTCCTGTTGTAACCGTTATGGGCCATGTCGATCACGGTAAGACTACTTTGCTGGACGCGATCAGGAAAACGAATGTCGTAGAGGGTGAAGCGGGGGGAATAACTCAGCACATAGGTGCTTATTCTGTCGATGTCGACGGCAGGAAGGTATCCTTCGTGGATACCCCCGGACACGAAGCCTTCACCGCGATGAGGGCTCGGGGGGCTAAAGTCACCGATGTGGTGATTCTGGTGGTCGCCGCGGACGACGGCGTAATGCCTCAGACCGTCGAGGCCGTGAATCATGCGAAGGCCGCTGAAGTGCCGATAATAGTCGCAATAAACAAGGTCGACAAACCGGAGGCGGATACCGAGAAAATTAAACGGCAGCTTTCAGAGATAAGCCTCGTGTCCGAAGAATGGGGGGGAGATACTCTGTTCGCCGAGGTTTCTGCGAAACAAAAGGAAGGTATTAAGGAGCTCCTGGAACTGGTATTACTGCAGGCGGACCTGCTGGAACTGAAAGCCGACGCGACCAAAAGGGCGAACGGTTTTGTAATTGAAGCGGTTCTGGATAAAGGACGCGGTCCTGTCGCGACGGTAATAATTAATGAGGGGACGCTCAAAATAGGGGATTATATTGTGTCAGGGACTATATCGGGGAAGGTGAGAGCGCTTATAGATGACAGGGGCAAGAGAGTGGATAGCGCGGGTCCGGCCATGCCTGTTGAGATAATGGGTCTCTCGGGTGTTCCGGAAGCGGGAGACCGTTTTTATATTGTAAAAGACGAAAGGGCTGCTAAGGAAGTTATTTCTCATAGAGAGACGAAGCAAAGAGAAACAGCTGCTGCTAAAGAAAGAAAGCCGTCGCTTGAAAATTTATTCGAGTCTCTGGAAGAGGAAGAAGCCAAGGAGCTGGCGCTCATAATCAAGGCTGACACTCAGGGCTCGGTTGAGGCTGTTAGTGAGTCGATTAGCAAATTGAGCACGGAAAAATGTCAGGTGAAAATCGTTCACACCGGGGTTGGAGGTATAACTGAAACGGATGTCGCACTTGCAAGTGCGTCCGATGCGATCATTCTCGGTTTTAATGTCAGGCCCGACTCCAAAGCGCTGGAAATCTCCGAGAGAGAAGGCGTTTCACTGGAGCTGCATACCATAATCTATAATCTGATCGACAGAGTTAGAAACGCAATGGAAGGGCTTCTCGAACCGATAATCAAGGAAAAGATAACCGGACATGCGGAAGTGAAAGATACTTTTACCATATCCCGTATCGGAACGATCGCAGGATGTCTTGTCAGTGACGGCACGGTATCGAGGGATAATAATGTGAGAGTCGTCAGGGACGGGGTAGTGGTGTTCGAAGGCAAGCTGGCTTCACTTAAACGATTTAAAGATGATGTCAAAGAGGTGAACACGGGTTACGAATGCGGAATAGGAATAGAGAGGTTTAACGACGTGAAGGTCGGAGATATCCTTGAATTCTATACCCATGAAGAAATTAAGCAGCGACTCTAA
- a CDS encoding SIS domain-containing protein — protein MKEQIISILRESADLKLRFAKESISEIEEAVSMIQKALKAGGKVLIFGNGGSAADAQHIAAEIVNRYSRQRKALAALALTTDSSLLTSIANDSSFDEIFSRQIEALGKKGDIAWGITTSGKSANVINALTTAKEMGLKTIAFSGDDVSKLEKAADCCVSVQSKSTARIQELQITLAHIICEQIEEAFAVKKKSKKEKTKDK, from the coding sequence ATGAAAGAACAAATCATATCGATATTAAGAGAGAGCGCGGATTTGAAGCTCCGTTTCGCGAAGGAATCCATTTCGGAAATCGAGGAAGCGGTCTCAATGATTCAAAAAGCACTCAAGGCCGGTGGAAAGGTGCTGATTTTCGGAAACGGCGGAAGCGCGGCCGACGCCCAGCATATAGCGGCTGAAATCGTGAACAGGTACTCAAGGCAGAGAAAGGCACTTGCGGCTTTGGCGCTTACGACGGATTCATCGCTTCTGACCTCAATCGCAAACGACAGTTCCTTCGACGAGATTTTTTCAAGACAGATAGAGGCTCTCGGGAAAAAAGGGGATATAGCCTGGGGCATTACGACAAGCGGAAAATCGGCCAATGTAATAAATGCATTAACGACTGCAAAAGAGATGGGACTGAAGACGATAGCATTTTCAGGCGATGATGTGAGCAAGCTTGAAAAAGCGGCAGATTGCTGTGTCAGCGTGCAATCTAAATCCACCGCGAGAATACAGGAGCTTCAAATAACTCTTGCCCATATAATATGTGAGCAGATAGAGGAAGCGTTTGCGGTCAAGAAGAAGTCAAAAAAAGAGAAGACAAAAGACAAATAG
- a CDS encoding sigma-70 family RNA polymerase sigma factor gives MDSDIELMLRTKSGDDSAFSELMRRHYKGVVNYIYRFTNTKDNSEDLAQEVFLRMYRSAKQYRPEAKFSTWLYKIATNVSLTHVKRKNNNLSLDEISEKSGEVGDAELEIPDDIIYRKEIKDVIFQAMESLPEREKIAIMLCKYEGLSYEEVSQVLECSVGAVKAYVHRGRMKLIDRLKPFLTDGGDYGL, from the coding sequence ATGGATAGTGACATAGAGCTTATGTTGAGGACAAAGTCTGGGGACGACAGTGCATTCAGCGAACTCATGAGGAGGCATTACAAAGGGGTAGTGAATTATATATATAGATTTACTAACACGAAGGACAACTCGGAAGACCTTGCGCAGGAGGTATTTTTAAGGATGTACCGGTCGGCCAAACAGTACAGGCCCGAGGCAAAATTTTCCACATGGCTCTATAAAATCGCTACGAACGTTAGCCTGACTCATGTAAAGAGGAAAAATAATAATCTGAGCCTCGATGAGATAAGTGAGAAGAGCGGGGAAGTCGGAGACGCCGAACTGGAGATTCCCGACGATATAATATATAGAAAGGAAATTAAGGACGTTATATTTCAGGCTATGGAGTCTTTGCCTGAAAGGGAAAAAATTGCTATTATGCTTTGTAAATACGAAGGTTTATCCTATGAAGAGGTCTCACAGGTGCTCGAATGTAGCGTAGGGGCTGTCAAGGCCTACGTGCACAGGGGCAGGATGAAATTGATAGACAGGCTGAAACCTTTTTTGACAGACGGAGGAGATTATGGATTGTAG
- the nusA gene encoding transcription termination factor NusA, protein MANMTELTRVMDSVCKDKGIEKDEIVSAVEEAVLSAAQKLFRMQDKDKELEVHFNDDDGDVELFEFKTVVEEVVDPDMEIEVQEANKLDPEAELGDQIGVKINPAFTRIAIQNAKQKILQSIKEAEGKVIYEEFKNRKGELISGIVRRVERRNIIVDLGRTEAFLPPEQQVPREYYKPKERLRAILYEIKETKRGPQLILSRAHRDFVRKLFESEVPEIGDQIVEIKAISRDPGARTKIAVVSNDPDVDPVGACVGMRGARVQNVIQELKGEKIDIVPWSPDSARFACNALSPARVSKVIIDDDNKSMEIIVDDDQLSLAIGRRGQNVRLASQLTEWRIDIKTETQVKKEQQEVVNLLMSLPNVKEVTANLLYGEGFHKLEDIAFSSPENLVRAAGFKNEEEAAKLQTAARIALKDKLEQMSFTDEEEVIPEAEPVEETLTEPSEAATEQNNETS, encoded by the coding sequence ATGGCAAATATGACTGAATTAACCCGTGTTATGGATTCTGTATGCAAGGACAAAGGTATAGAAAAAGACGAAATCGTTAGCGCTGTTGAGGAAGCGGTGCTTTCCGCCGCGCAGAAACTATTCCGGATGCAGGATAAGGATAAGGAGCTTGAAGTTCATTTTAACGATGATGACGGAGATGTTGAGCTGTTTGAGTTTAAAACGGTAGTTGAAGAGGTGGTCGATCCGGATATGGAAATAGAGGTTCAGGAAGCAAACAAACTTGACCCCGAGGCCGAACTGGGAGACCAGATAGGGGTTAAGATTAATCCCGCATTTACCAGAATCGCCATACAGAACGCGAAACAGAAGATCCTTCAGAGCATAAAGGAAGCGGAAGGAAAGGTAATATACGAGGAGTTCAAAAACAGAAAAGGTGAGCTGATTAGCGGCATTGTAAGAAGGGTCGAAAGAAGAAACATTATAGTGGATCTGGGAAGAACGGAGGCCTTCCTGCCCCCGGAGCAGCAGGTACCCAGGGAGTACTATAAACCCAAGGAACGTCTGAGAGCGATATTGTACGAAATTAAGGAAACCAAGCGGGGCCCCCAGTTAATTCTGTCCAGAGCGCACCGTGATTTCGTAAGGAAGCTTTTCGAATCGGAAGTCCCGGAGATAGGGGATCAGATTGTCGAGATCAAGGCAATCTCCAGGGACCCGGGGGCGCGCACGAAAATAGCGGTAGTGTCAAATGATCCCGATGTGGATCCCGTGGGCGCGTGTGTAGGTATGCGCGGGGCCAGGGTGCAGAATGTAATTCAGGAATTGAAGGGTGAAAAAATTGATATTGTTCCGTGGTCCCCGGACTCCGCAAGATTCGCGTGTAACGCCCTGTCCCCCGCCAGGGTAAGCAAAGTGATAATTGATGATGATAATAAGTCCATGGAGATTATAGTCGATGACGACCAGCTTTCGCTCGCGATAGGAAGACGCGGGCAGAATGTAAGGCTTGCTTCTCAATTGACCGAATGGAGAATCGATATAAAAACCGAAACTCAGGTCAAAAAAGAACAGCAGGAAGTGGTCAATCTGCTTATGTCCCTCCCCAATGTTAAGGAGGTGACAGCAAATCTCCTATACGGCGAGGGTTTTCATAAACTGGAAGATATCGCGTTCTCAAGCCCCGAAAATCTGGTCAGGGCTGCAGGATTCAAAAATGAAGAGGAAGCGGCTAAGCTTCAAACCGCCGCTCGTATAGCCCTTAAAGATAAGCTGGAGCAAATGTCGTTCACCGACGAAGAAGAGGTAATTCCTGAGGCCGAGCCCGTGGAAGAGACGCTTACGGAGCCAAGTGAAGCGGCAACGGAGCAGAATAACGAAACATCTTAA